Proteins encoded in a region of the Gemmatimonadaceae bacterium genome:
- a CDS encoding DUF6644 family protein, with protein sequence MIVPEFIVHLFKPWNHFYSHSKMAETVVQSLHIGGVLMAGGLAIAADRGTLRALRTPAPDRAFPMRELAAVHRWVLTGLTIVVISGLGMLAADIETFFGSWIYWTKMALVVVLLVNGLVIVRTEAELRANPHEDSPHWARLRLRAVTSIALWFVITVLGVSLVNLS encoded by the coding sequence ATGATCGTCCCAGAATTCATCGTTCATTTGTTCAAGCCGTGGAACCATTTCTACAGTCACTCGAAGATGGCCGAGACGGTCGTGCAGTCCCTGCACATCGGCGGCGTCTTGATGGCGGGTGGACTGGCCATCGCGGCCGACCGGGGGACGTTGCGCGCTTTGCGCACGCCGGCTCCGGACCGCGCGTTTCCGATGCGCGAGCTCGCCGCCGTGCACCGGTGGGTGCTGACGGGCCTCACGATCGTGGTGATCAGCGGGCTCGGCATGCTCGCGGCCGACATCGAGACCTTCTTCGGATCGTGGATTTATTGGACCAAGATGGCCCTGGTCGTCGTATTACTGGTGAACGGGCTCGTGATCGTGCGCACCGAGGCGGAACTTCGAGCCAACCCGCACGAGGACTCACCGCATTGGGCTCGTTTGCGGCTTCGCGCGGTCACGAGCATCGCGCTGTGGTTCGTCATCACCGTGCTCGGTGTATCACTCGTCAACCTGTCTTGA
- a CDS encoding gas vesicle protein GvpG, giving the protein MGLLSKILLFPISGPVAGIKWSLGKVQTVVEEELTDDAPVKQELMELQLRLELGDIDDAEYVRRESELMARLREVRHWREHFGKGTSGGPVRVARHDTDDRTE; this is encoded by the coding sequence ATGGGACTCCTGTCGAAGATTCTTCTCTTTCCCATCTCGGGTCCCGTCGCCGGGATCAAGTGGTCGCTCGGTAAAGTCCAGACGGTCGTCGAAGAAGAACTCACCGACGACGCGCCTGTGAAGCAGGAGTTGATGGAGCTTCAGCTCCGTCTCGAGTTGGGGGACATCGACGACGCCGAGTACGTGCGGCGCGAGTCCGAGTTGATGGCGCGACTGCGCGAAGTTCGTCACTGGCGCGAACACTTCGGCAAGGGAACGAGCGGCGGCCCGGTGCGCGTCGCGCGCCACGACACCGACGACCGAACGGAGTGA
- a CDS encoding Rieske (2Fe-2S) protein, with protein sequence MSSRTNDHGMDGSGASEDPCARCAAIPRRDFLREAGLFAAGVLVALGAAPSRAFATPIEFISATRDGREDKTYPIPAQDGVQIDKDAEVMLTRWQNKVYAFALACPHQNTALHWQDKDQQFECPKHHSRFDMQGVYIKDSGRATRGLDRLAIRKDGNNVVVNVDKLFQEDDDEANWKTAFVALA encoded by the coding sequence ATGTCTTCACGTACGAACGATCATGGCATGGACGGCAGCGGGGCATCCGAGGATCCATGCGCCCGGTGCGCGGCCATTCCGCGCCGCGACTTCTTGCGCGAGGCGGGACTGTTCGCGGCCGGAGTGTTGGTCGCTCTCGGTGCGGCGCCGTCGCGCGCATTCGCGACCCCCATCGAGTTCATCTCGGCGACACGCGACGGGCGTGAGGACAAGACGTATCCCATCCCGGCACAGGATGGCGTACAGATCGACAAGGACGCCGAGGTGATGCTGACGCGGTGGCAGAACAAGGTCTATGCGTTCGCGCTGGCCTGCCCGCACCAGAACACCGCGCTCCACTGGCAGGACAAGGATCAGCAGTTCGAGTGCCCCAAGCATCACTCGCGCTTCGACATGCAGGGCGTCTACATCAAGGACAGCGGGCGCGCGACACGAGGGCTCGATCGGCTGGCCATTCGGAAAGACGGGAACAACGTCGTCGTCAACGTGGACAAGCTCTTTCAGGAAGACGACGACGAGGCAAACTGGAAAACGGCGTTCGTCGCTCTCGCCTGA
- a CDS encoding Rieske 2Fe-2S domain-containing protein: MPCSDCFNRREFLARSALAAAALVAAEGCGDGQIGPPSHGGAGGNPNAPVGGPVTITVSQFPGLATVGAIVDIGHERAVVRQSATTFLGLSRICTHEQCDADVVNNIFNCPCHGSLFSASGAVIRGPATEPLFQLATTFDQAAGTLTVE, translated from the coding sequence ATGCCGTGCAGCGACTGTTTCAATCGACGTGAATTCCTCGCGCGGAGCGCGCTCGCCGCGGCCGCGCTGGTCGCCGCGGAGGGATGCGGCGACGGGCAGATCGGTCCTCCGTCGCACGGCGGAGCCGGCGGCAATCCGAACGCCCCGGTCGGCGGTCCGGTTACGATCACTGTCTCGCAGTTTCCAGGATTGGCCACCGTCGGCGCGATCGTCGACATCGGCCACGAGCGCGCGGTCGTGCGGCAGAGCGCGACGACGTTTCTCGGCCTTTCCCGAATCTGCACCCACGAACAGTGCGACGCGGACGTCGTGAATAACATCTTCAACTGTCCGTGCCACGGATCACTCTTCTCGGCGAGCGGCGCTGTGATTCGCGGGCCCGCGACCGAGCCGCTCTTCCAACTCGCCACGACGTTCGATCAAGCCGCGGGCACGCTAACCGTCGAATGA
- a CDS encoding deoxynucleoside kinase, which yields MLLGVAGMVGTGKTTLSRALASRFGLQMALESVDADNPWLESFYAGEEEMHTYAMHLQLHFLATRFASMRRMRGLGGSWVLDRTWYEDAEIFARGLFEQGYMTSDEWTLYRRLYGELLHSPAARPPRLLIYLYGPLDVIAERIATRGRPSEKEVAAEYWRSLHERYERWIAHFRHCPVLAIDVRDYDLVADGSAVDEISARVRQQLEGELPQTELWPAVSRRVAFA from the coding sequence ATGCTTCTCGGCGTCGCGGGGATGGTCGGCACTGGAAAGACAACGCTTTCTCGCGCGCTGGCGTCGCGGTTCGGTTTGCAGATGGCCCTCGAGAGCGTCGACGCGGACAACCCGTGGCTCGAGAGCTTCTACGCCGGCGAAGAGGAGATGCACACGTACGCGATGCATCTCCAGCTCCACTTCCTCGCGACGCGTTTCGCGTCCATGCGACGCATGCGCGGCCTCGGCGGCAGTTGGGTGCTCGACCGCACGTGGTACGAGGATGCCGAGATCTTCGCGCGCGGCCTGTTCGAGCAGGGCTACATGACGTCCGACGAGTGGACGCTGTATCGCCGCCTGTACGGCGAGCTGCTGCACTCACCCGCGGCGCGTCCGCCTCGGCTCCTGATCTATCTCTACGGGCCGCTCGACGTGATCGCCGAGCGCATCGCGACGCGCGGGCGACCGAGCGAAAAGGAAGTCGCGGCGGAATATTGGCGATCGCTGCACGAGCGGTACGAGCGGTGGATCGCGCACTTCCGCCATTGTCCCGTGCTCGCCATCGACGTGCGCGACTACGACCTCGTTGCCGACGGTTCGGCGGTGGACGAGATCTCGGCGCGCGTGCGGCAACAGCTCGAGGGCGAGCTGCCGCAGACGGAGCTGTGGCCGGCGGTGTCGCGCCGCGTCGCATTCGCGTGA